The Microcoleus sp. AS-A8 DNA window TAAGACGATGGAAAGTCGTTTAGTTCCGGGTCTTTACTTTGCGGGAGAAATCTTGGATATTGATGGCGTCACGGGTGGATTTAACTTTCAGAGTGCTTGGACGACGGGATGGTTAGCGGGTCAAGCAATGGGACAGAATCAGGACTAACGCACCGTAGAGGAAATTTTGCCGTGCTTGAGCGGCTATTGATCTCCCCCCAGCCCTCCTCATATGATCGGCGATTTTATTCTTCTTGAGAATTTTGCAAATACTAATAGTTATTCGCCCTAAATATAGGCTGTTTAAAAACTATAAAATCTTGCCAACAAGGAGTTTCTCAATCGGTGCTAATACATCTCTTTGTGGGGTGAACACAAAATCGATCTTTTGTGTTGTAGCTGCTCATATGCCAGCTTTGTTCATGACACAATCCACCTTAACAAATATTTCCCTCTTTAGGGAGAGTCGAGGCAACTAATTAGCCATTAGCATCTACCTCGTTAAGAAATTAAGCCAATTCTTTGTTGAAGGATGCTAACAGCCTGAGCTGTCGTGTGTCTCACGATGGCCGCTGTTGCTATGCTCGCTCATGCCATTTGTTAACCACAAATTTACTTCTGTAATTCAACATCAGCGTCTCGGCTGGCTGCTTGGCAGTACACTCCTACTGTTCGCAGTTAACAGCTCACCCGCAGCCGCTAACGTCACCATCGTCCAAGAGGACTTCACCGATGCGACTTCCTATGGATGGACAGGGGGTGGAACATTTACCCCTTGCTTGACAGCTACAGGGTCATCGTCGCCAGGGTCACTTCCCACCTGTGCTACAACCGCCGATGCTCCCGGAGCTGGAGCCTTGCGGTTGACTAACACTCTCCAAGGCATACGAAGTTTTGTTTTTTACGACTATGCCATTCCTTCCAATCAAGGATTGGTCATTACCTTCGATTACTTCGCTTACGGAGGTGGCGGCTTAGGAGCTGGTTCTGGGGCTGATGGGACAACGTTCTTCTTGTTCGACGGCAGGACTAATGCACCTGTTTATGGTGCTCCAGGTGGTGCCTTGGGGTATGCCCAAGAATTCAGCAATACTGCCCAGGAAAATGGGCTAACAAATGCCTACATCGGTGTTGGAATCGATGAGTTTGGCAATTTTGCTAATGACTATGAAGGACGAGGTAATGGTTGTCCAAATCGTTCTCCCTTCGGGTTTGGACCGGGGTTGTCTCCACCAGAGGCACAGGTTAAAGACTCAGTAACAGTCAGAGGTCCCGGTAGTGGGACAACAGGATATTGCTTCCTCGGCAATTCCGGTAACTTAACGACTAGACCTAGAGGATTCAGCATTGATAACCCGACAGCTACTTCGCGCACAGCTTCAGGCACAAGAAGGAGAGTTAGGGTTACGCTCAGTACCAATAACACCATCACTCTAGAAATAGACCCGAATGGGACAGGTTCAGCTTTTGAAACTGTTTTAGATGCTTTCCCAGCTCCAGCCAACCGACCCGATAGTTTCAAGTTTGGTTTTGCCAGCTCGACTGGGGATGGGATAAATTTTCATGAACTGATCAATGTGCAGGTGGAAACCATAGCCACTCCACCTCTACCGGACTTAGCCATTACCAAGACTCACTCCGGTAACTTCATTCAAGGCCAAACCGGTACCTACACCTTGGGAGTGCAAAATTTGCCAACGGCTACGGGACCCACCTATGGCCCGGTAGCGGTAACAGATACTTTGCCTGAGGGTTTCGATTTCGTCTCCGCTACGGGCAATAACTGGAACTGCTCCGCCGTCGGGCAACAAGTTACCTGTGTATACAATGGCCCTGCTGTTAATCCCGGTGGCACTCTTCCAGACATCACACTCAACGTTAACGTAACCTCACCCCCCGGTAACTACTCCAACCAAGCTGTAGTTTCCACAACAGGGGATAGTAATGAGACGAACAACACTGTAACCGACCCCACCCGCGTTGTCACGACTGGGGCAGCTAATCTGCGTCTGGTGAAGCGAATTACGAATGTAACCAGAAGTGGGCTACCACTCGCAGGGATTAATTTCGCGAGCTTTGTGGATGACCCAAATGATGAGAATGACAATGCACCGGGTTGGTCACAACTCTCGCCAACGGGACTTTATAATCTGGGGCTTGACTATCCTTTACAAACTAACGATGAAGTGGATTACACCGTCTATTTTCTCTCGGATGGAGGTAGCCCAGTCACCAACGTCAATGTCTGTGACTTGATTCCTACAGGAACAACATTTGTTCCTAATACTATTCAGGCATTGAATGGAATAACCCCAAGAGAAGGTACTTTCTTCTCACCCTTGGCACCGTTACCTGCGGGAAATTCCTGCTCTAACCAAACTAATCCTGAGGGAGCCGTGATTGTGAATCTGGGGGATATCTCTAATGAAGAGGGGAGCAATTTTGGTTCAATCCGCTTCCGCGTGAAGATTGACTAAAACAGTCGTTCAGACAACAGCAGATTCTAACAGATGAATCGTGCCTTGATGAGCATCAATTTCCACTTCCAAACCAACGGGTACTGTGAATTTATCCTTGATATGACCGATCATCGAACCATACCAAGCCGGAATACCTAAGGGTTGAATATGGTCTCTCAATACTTGTGCCAACGTTAATGAATCTTCCTTGTCTTTTGGCACACAATTAGTACATTGTCCAAATATAAACCCAGCGATTTGGGGCAAGATTCCTGCTAATTTTAACTGAGTTAGCATCCGGTCTACTCGGTAAGGGTCTTCCCCTATTTCTTCCACAAATAAAATGGTTTGTTTCCAGGAAGGTAGGTAAGCTGAACCCACCATGGCGGCAAGTACGGATAAATTGCCGCCAACTAATTTCCCCCTGGCTTTTCCAGGAGTAATGGTTTCCACACGGATTGGGGTTGTCGTCAAATTATCGCGGTTAGGACGGGGATTTTGTAGGGTGAGAGCTTCCCCGTTAAACAGGATGCGCCTCACATAATCCACTGTCAATGGATTCCAGGTTGACGTTCCTACAGCTCCATGAAAGGTGACGATTCCACTGCGGGCATAAATGGCTAAGAGCAGAGCTGTAATATCGCTATAGCCCATGAGAATTTTAGGAGAGGTGCGGTAGCGATCGTAGTTGAGGAGTGGCAAAATCCGATTACAACCCCAACCTCCGCGCAGGGTGAGAATCGCTTGAACCGATGAGTCGGCAAACATCGCATTGACATCAGCCGCACGGTTAGCATCGGTTCCTGCGAGATAGCCGTAGCGATCGAGGATATGCGCCCCCAATTTAACCTTTAACCCCAGTCCTGCCAAGGTTTGTTTGACCTGTTCAATATCTTTAGGTTCAATCGGACTTGCAGGATTGATTAATCCAACGGTATCGCCCACTTTTAAGCGGGGTGGTTTCAGAATCGTTTCCGGGGAGGGGTACCCTTGAGCGATAGGCGGCAACTGAGCGGCGAATGCAGCCAGTCCAACGGTTTTGAGAAATTTTCGGCGATTAATAATGAATGACAAATGCTCAATAACTAATGACTATTAACAGTATCCAGTAGCGCCTGGAGAATGAGATAAGTAGAAGTAGCACCGGGGTCTTGATGACCACTGCTTCTTTCGCCTAAATAGCTAGCCCGTCCTTTCTTGGCTATTAGAGGAATGGTGCTTTTCATGCCTGCTTCAGCGGCGGCTACGGCTTTTTGTAAGGCTTCTGGCGTACTTGCGCCTTGTGCGATCGCGTCCTTAAAGGCATCGATGGCGGGAGAAAGAGCGTCCAGCATGGTTTTATCACCCAAGTTGGCTTTACCGCGTTGCACAACACCATCCACTGTGGCTTGGAGGAACGTTACCATGTCTTCATCCGTGAGATCCTGCTTACCCGTTACTACTGTACTTGCTCGCAGAAACAGCGTTCCGTAGAGTGGCCCACTCGCACCACCCACAGTAGAAATCAGGGTCATGCTAACCGCTTTGAGGATAGTACCAATATCGTGATCGGCAACACTAGGTAACTGAGCGATCACCTTTTGGAAACCCC harbors:
- the dhaL gene encoding dihydroxyacetone kinase subunit DhaL — protein: MEATAFFLRPKAGCLPELYSIPTLQDAKIGKACLDRETLSETMVSKEQILQWLQAVALVLEQNKDYLTQLDAAIGDADHGINMNRGFQKVIAQLPSVADHDIGTILKAVSMTLISTVGGASGPLYGTLFLRASTVVTGKQDLTDEDMVTFLQATVDGVVQRGKANLGDKTMLDALSPAIDAFKDAIAQGASTPEALQKAVAAAEAGMKSTIPLIAKKGRASYLGERSSGHQDPGATSTYLILQALLDTVNSH
- a CDS encoding LD-carboxypeptidase, encoding MSFIINRRKFLKTVGLAAFAAQLPPIAQGYPSPETILKPPRLKVGDTVGLINPASPIEPKDIEQVKQTLAGLGLKVKLGAHILDRYGYLAGTDANRAADVNAMFADSSVQAILTLRGGWGCNRILPLLNYDRYRTSPKILMGYSDITALLLAIYARSGIVTFHGAVGTSTWNPLTVDYVRRILFNGEALTLQNPRPNRDNLTTTPIRVETITPGKARGKLVGGNLSVLAAMVGSAYLPSWKQTILFVEEIGEDPYRVDRMLTQLKLAGILPQIAGFIFGQCTNCVPKDKEDSLTLAQVLRDHIQPLGIPAWYGSMIGHIKDKFTVPVGLEVEIDAHQGTIHLLESAVV
- a CDS encoding DUF11 domain-containing protein; the encoded protein is MPFVNHKFTSVIQHQRLGWLLGSTLLLFAVNSSPAAANVTIVQEDFTDATSYGWTGGGTFTPCLTATGSSSPGSLPTCATTADAPGAGALRLTNTLQGIRSFVFYDYAIPSNQGLVITFDYFAYGGGGLGAGSGADGTTFFLFDGRTNAPVYGAPGGALGYAQEFSNTAQENGLTNAYIGVGIDEFGNFANDYEGRGNGCPNRSPFGFGPGLSPPEAQVKDSVTVRGPGSGTTGYCFLGNSGNLTTRPRGFSIDNPTATSRTASGTRRRVRVTLSTNNTITLEIDPNGTGSAFETVLDAFPAPANRPDSFKFGFASSTGDGINFHELINVQVETIATPPLPDLAITKTHSGNFIQGQTGTYTLGVQNLPTATGPTYGPVAVTDTLPEGFDFVSATGNNWNCSAVGQQVTCVYNGPAVNPGGTLPDITLNVNVTSPPGNYSNQAVVSTTGDSNETNNTVTDPTRVVTTGAANLRLVKRITNVTRSGLPLAGINFASFVDDPNDENDNAPGWSQLSPTGLYNLGLDYPLQTNDEVDYTVYFLSDGGSPVTNVNVCDLIPTGTTFVPNTIQALNGITPREGTFFSPLAPLPAGNSCSNQTNPEGAVIVNLGDISNEEGSNFGSIRFRVKID